A window of Hypomesus transpacificus isolate Combined female chromosome 7, fHypTra1, whole genome shotgun sequence genomic DNA:
AGGTGTCAACCCGCCAGGACAGATTGTGACAACGTATGGGCCAAACTAGATAAGACTTCAATTAGAACATATTTGCCGTGTCACTAGCTATGCCTCCGTTTGGGCAACAAAATATTAGTTGTATCTTGAATCATCCATCGTGTAAATAAAAGCCTTCGTTTAAAGGATGCGCTGTGACCGGCAAGCGCCCTGTCTTGAGTAGAGGGCTGCATTTCAGTTCGGACCATGCAGTCACACTTTGCCTTGTCTCGTCCAAGATAGTTGACTAAAGGCTTCTTGCCATAACATCTGTGATATTGGAAAATACCTGCGTTATGCAAGGACCTGTCAGGTTACTCAGCATCAGCATGCGCAACTAaaatgatctgtgccaaattatgtCTTTGAAATTGTTCATTTGCCTAGCACACTGACAGCAATATTGTAACGCTCTTAGTTTTAGCACAAAAAACGATGGTTTATGAGGCCCGGATCTTGCCTATCCAAATATGAGATGGAAAACGGCTATCCCGCCAGACCCAGCAGAGGAAGCTAAGTGGGCCAAATATACATAATAAAGAGAATAAACACAGGATCCATCTACATCAAACTCTTACCACATAGTCTCCGTTCCCAAATAGCGCTTTTAAGACTTCTTAAGTCATCCcctttaaagtttttttttttaattattggtCATTAACAGAATCAATGCAGAGTCAGGAGAAATGACAGTGAAAGTTGAGTAACGCTGCATAAGGGTTTATGATTATGAAAATGACACCGGAGCGCACTGCGCAAACATAATGATGATTCTGGAAAAGCATTCATATCCAAGGAGTGTGCTAACTCATGCACGTAGATAGTCTATCAGGAGATCCCCAGAAAGTCAATTAAAGTAGAGGGGGGGAATTCCTATATTTCTATTTGAAAACAATTGGGGATGCTCTCCAGCGCAtgcatttaaatacatttaattttcCTGATCAATTCTGAAAAAGCCTTAATGCGTAACATTTTTTACAGTATCTAATCCTAAATCGTATGCAATACCAGAACGAAGCTTTTTATTGATTTGTTATATTAATCTGAACATAAATCTGGTTGCTTTCTGCAAAAATGTAATAACTGAATGACCAAAGTGACAATCTGGTGTCAAATTAAATCAGATAAGTTACCTTGAAGACATCACATAAATGCCACTTGGAGGAATGACCGCTAGACATCCCCACGGGTCTCCGCACGACAAAGCCCAGCAAAAATGAACTTGTTTGAAGTCATTAAAAACAGCGAGAAAGAGGATGGATGCAGGCAATGTCACATCTCAATATTCCGACTTTGTTCCATTGCGCAGGCTCGTTTTGGAGAAGTGAGATTTAGCGAACAGGAGACGGATTTAGAGAGAAAATCCCTCACATTTATCTACATTACACAGACATTTTCAACAGGAAACAGCTGGGGCAGCATTTGCCTTCTCCTCGTTCTAAGTTATTCATTAAGGATTTTGGGCACATATTCAAATAACgtcatttctctttttcttagAACGGGATTGAATTTTGATCTCTTTAAGACTTGGTTGGTAGTTCAAGTCAAGATCAAGCGCCACAGTTCCACCCGCGCCATCAAAAACTGTTGGGTGAAGAAATCTGAATTAATTGTTGAAGGTTTTGAAAATACCATTATTTTGTTCACTGCGCGCCCGTGCGTAATTTGGGTTGCTTTCGCCATGAAATGCCTtgcatttatattaattcaCCTGTAACCTTCCAGTAtcaaaattaaaatgtttaacaaATGAATTCattttttcattgtgattaatcgTTGTCCTCATTAGAATAAGACAACCCACAAATCAAAATGAATGAACAGATATACCTCTTTATTCATTGATTCATGCTTCATAAAGACTATGCTAATATGTCTCGACAATATGACACCTCGACTTGAACTTAATTCCATTTTATCAGACTTTATCAGACTCATTTTAAGACTAACACTGTGACTTGACATCCCACAAATGGAACCACAATGTGGACTTCAGATATATAAGACAATACATTTTGCATTACTTTGAAGATTCGTTGTATATGCTTCCAGCTAGGGGCAGTCTGTTTTGAAGAGAGTTCATTGGCTTAAGGAGAGTTCATTTTAGCAAACAAAGAAGAACAACACTGATTCAGTGACTAAACAGGAGATCATTGCTGACCCAATCATGAAGAAGGAGATCCTCACATAGCTAAGACACAGTTATAAGTGCACTGCACAAACAAGGTCAGATCTACATTGAACCAAATATGTTACTTGTAAGGATACATCTACAGTAGTAGCACTAATGTGGGGTCAAAGCACACAGGTTAGTTGTTTATTGAACGGGCAGAGCAACTTTTTGAAAAAAAATTGATTTATTCATTCATGTCCAATTGAAAAATTATTTTATGAATTGAATCACTTCAAATAATGTCATACAGAAGCATGTGAAACAgtccatttttattttttacctatGACTAATAGCAGTGCAATAATTCCTTGGTTTCAAGCCCAGATAACTAAGAACATGTCCTCACCCCATTTCAAATCCTCTTGTCTGCTAGGGTTGAATATGTAGCTTACAGTTCTAAGGAGATTGGGTTCATTCTGAAGCCAGTCACTGCATAACCTTagtggctctctctctttcaaacatTTGACATCATAATCTCTGACTTGCTGACTGGCACAGAAGAGGCAGGATGTGCTCTCTATGTCTCTATTTCAAGTCCCAGGTGGATTGTTCCACTCTCAGGAGCTCGGAATATGATGATGCTCTTCTGATGAAAGACAGAGCTGCTTTGAAAACCAGAGGGTGACCTTGTTAGAatcagggttagagtccctgatGCCAGGAAAAGAAAGCTCTGGCATTTTATAGTTCTCAAATATAATGTCTTAAAATGTGTTAGACGTTGACCCTTCTTGGTCTTTTGTCAGAGAAAGTTGTCAATGATATCAGTGGATTATCACAGTGCTGGGTGTTGCTGTCGTCACTGCTGCTGTACTATTGATGGAACTCTCTGCTGATGCATTGTGCTGaccttccctcttctccccctctaatATGCAGCACTCAGGGCTGTCTCCTTGCcagccccctcttcccctcccttttctctctcttattctctctttctcctgctgtctctctttctgtttttctctctttctttgccctctctatcttgctctctctctctttgtctgtctgtccaaaccactccctcctcccccccacacacaccccctaggCACCACCCACCCCAGTGAACTCATTGACCAGCTAAAGGCTTGTTTTCACTCCCAGGGCTTCCAGGGGAAAAGGAAGGGCTGACAGCATCCTCTGTCTGGCCCAACCTCCCAAACATGCCCATGTCAGGCCAGAGGTGAGGACAATGGAGTAGCATACTAATCaatgtgaagagaggagagagattcaGCACTGAAAGTTCCTGAAAGAGAGCTATTTCACAAACAGCGTCAAAGGCATTCACCACTGTGTGTACAAAAGTGTATTAATGGACAAAGTGGAGAGGTGTGTAGAGAGCAGAACTGGTACCCAGGAAGGAGGGGACTTTAGGCCAGAAATGTGTCTGGGTACACAGAGGAGTTCACCCGAGGACGCGTATAGACAGTCCAGTTCTATCAAGACTTCATATTCTTCATCCCACTGATTACATTCATTTCTCTCACTCTGATTAGTTGGAGTTATGAAGCCACAATATCTGttgtataaaaatataaaacaagGTTAAATATTGCATACAAGAGAGGAAGTGAATTATTTGAGGTTTTAGTCCACCCCTTTTTGAACAATGTTTATGGTTTTCTGTTAAATTGAAGAGTGCATTATTGATGTCTTTTTAAGGTGTTTTGCAGGGACATATCCTATTGGTCAACAAGGAAAAAGTTACGTGTGTCATAGCTCAGGCGGAAAAGGGAATGTCTCTTTTGATACTGCacgttgccatggcaacatgTAGGGGTAAGCGTGTTTTAGTGAAAAAGGAAACACATTTCCACAATGGTGACTGTTGGTGATGACATTCCTAATTCAAATACAGTTCTATGATagtttaactgtgtgtgtctgattgaTGAACTCACCAGATTCTAGGAAAATGCTGAGTTAGCCAAGTGTCCGAAGGCTTTTCTATCCTTCTAGCACTGTAACAAGCTCCAGAAAATAAAAGGTTATTATCACTATCTTTTTAAACCCTTTCAAAGTGGTTTAGTGTGTAGACATAAACATTTGTATGAGTACATAACACGTTTAAACTTTCCAAAGACAAATGGACACATGTATGGAGGTAGTAAACAATGCCATTACACCACATTTTACAACCCTGGCTTCATCAATTCCCATAGTGACGATGAATTACAAAAAAACAACCCATGCTTGGAAAGCCATTTCAGAATAATTTAATCcttattatcatcatcatcatcatcatcatcatagtaATTATTCAAGAGCAGAGCAGTGGGGATGCATGTGTGAATCATATATGAGAACTCTGACAGAGCAGCTTACTCCCCAcactgggaggaagagagggttaTTCGGGGGTAACAATCTACTGCTTGCTGCCTGGTTGGCGGAGGATAGTGGGCGTGGTGCTCCTTTGCCCGCTCCCTGGCACCGACCATGTCAAGGAGAAAGGGGTTTGCCAGGCCTCAATTATGGGGGAGTCATCCAGGACACACTGAAACAATTACAGCCCCATATAAATCAATATGCTGCTAGTTTAAAAGAACAGTGATCTGCTCCCAACACTATCTGAGTAGGGTCTGACTCAGGTCAACTTTGATTCTCTAACATGATAGCTTTTTTGATGAAAGTGGGGGACAACTTTGTGCTGCTGTTTCTGAGCAATGTTGAGTTGGCATGAGTTGGGCTTTTAGAGTTGTTTATGATCAATTTATTAAAAAAACGGAAACATTCAGGGATCAGGTTAAAGTGAATGGACTGGCCTTTGGATTGAGAAAAATACGATTTCTTTTAGTTCATAAAGAGGTCATCGTTAAAACCAGCAGATTTTGGTTCCCTCGCCTCAGTTTAGTCTTTAGAATGGTATTGATATTTAGTCTCCAGATATGTATGGTCCTTTGCATTTTGTAATTTTGTGGGTTGCCTTTCCCCCCAACAAACAGAACATAACATAACCGATTGATTGATTGAGTCCCTTGCTTGAGTATTTTTTCCCCATTTGATTTAACTTGTGCACAATTAATGGTAACACATTCACATTCTTTAGAATCTGAGAAACTCATTTAGATAGTCTACGCAGCCTATCAGTATCATGTACATTATTTGGAACTCATTGTGTATCTACTAACAACAACGCCATGATAAAACCTTCTGAAAGAGTGGTACGAAACGCCCTCATGCAGGCTCTTTCGGAACAGCAGTCTCATCCTTCTCAACCTTACGAAATATTTGACCACTTCTACTCTACTGCCACCTTGTGTTTAGTTTGAGAAATTCATCAAATGCGAATGCGAAAAAATAACAGAGCACCTCATTGGTTCGTGAACccggaaaaagagagagtctgTGTATGACGTGTACATTTGGTCACAGTGTGGTCACATGAAACATATCCCTTTGGAAAGCTATTCTTTTTGATCTAGAAGCTATATACACAagttgtttttacatttaaaacatCTAGCCAGTTGACTGACTGAGATTAAACATGGACGAAGACGGACTACCTATTGTGGGATCTGGAATCGATTTGACCAAGGTTAGTCCTTGCAAATTAATAAACTAAAGCTAAGTCACAAATAAGGTTTGCACGATTTGCAACTCAGGGTAACTACAATGCACGGAGTTTCCATGTACAGAATCGCTCCATAAGCGAAACTCCTGCCGCGGTAGTTACCCTATGTTTTAAATTTAAATAGCCTACCTTAAACGGTTGAAGTTCAGTCCATTATAGGCTAACGGTAATCATAAACGAGGCCACATATCTTGCTTATATAACATGTTGTCTCTTTCTTACTAAATGTGTTTGACTGAATACTTACCCAGCATACATTATATTCCATCCAGGTCCCAGCAATTCAGCAGAGGAGAGTCGTTGCCTATCTCAACCAGTTTATTGTCCACACAGTCCGATTCCTCAATCGCTTTTCGGTTGTTTGTGAAGAGGTAGGCCTATGTGCACTCTGCTCAGCATGTTCTCCGTGGCCTCTTTCAGTTTTCTTGGACATTAGCCTACTGAGAGATACAATGTTCCTCTCCTTTCTGTACAGAAACTTGCCAACATATCACTTCGGATACAGCAGATCGAAACAACCCTCAGTATTTTGGAAGCAAAGGTGGGTCACCCAGCCTGAAGAAAAATATTCATTTCATAGGGTTTGTGATGACAAGTTATGGAGGCTTGTGTACTAACAGAAGTGTATTATATCGGTAAACGTAGCTATCCTCTATCCCTGGTTTGGAAGATGTCAGAGTGGATGGGGTTGGTCAACAGCAAACGACAGAGGCCAATGGTCTAGTACCTGTTCTAAATGAAGTTCAGATACCTTCATCTCTACCGGTAGTACCAGCAGAGGTATTTGTTTTTTCAGTTACACATTCCGTTACACAAAACCTCTCTCATCGGTATGTAAGATGAATGTCCTGTGTCCCAGACATCTCAGATTGTCCCCGAACCTGCTCAGGAACAGAAAGGTGAATTGGCAGAGAATGTAGTCACTGTGGCCAAGGACGAACGGTATGCCCGTTATCTGAAAATGGTACAAGTGGTAAGTCTTGGAGAACCTACTCAATCTGAATCGAAAATTATTTcacgtaaaaaaataaaaagataacGAAACATTCTTTGACAGGGTGTCCCAGTTATGGCAATAAAGAACAAGATGGTTTTGGAAGGACTGGATCCCAACCTTCTCGAGTGAGTCGACTCAGTCCACTGTTGTTAAAAACAtatgtacttttgtacttaaATTGGTTGGAATGTGATATTTAAAGGCAGACCTTTTTTGGACCCTTTTCACTTTTCTGTCCTTCC
This region includes:
- the washc3 gene encoding WASH complex subunit 3, with amino-acid sequence MDEDGLPIVGSGIDLTKVPAIQQRRVVAYLNQFIVHTVRFLNRFSVVCEEKLANISLRIQQIETTLSILEAKLSSIPGLEDVRVDGVGQQQTTEANGLVPVLNEVQIPSSLPVVPAETSQIVPEPAQEQKGELAENVVTVAKDERYARYLKMVQVGVPVMAIKNKMVLEGLDPNLLDTPDAPVPDSGKKNTTEADDDSSGSESSFSD